In Streptomyces sp. 71268, the DNA window CGTAGGGCCGCCGCGCTGGAGGTCTACCAGCGACTGCGTACACGGATGGGCGAGGATTTGGGCATCTCACCGTCGCCGAGCGTGAACACGCTGCATCACGTGATGCTCCAGGACGAGCCCGACGAACAGTTCCTGGCCCTGTCCGGGGCCGCTCGGTAGGCACGGACAGGGGGGAGGGCACCTCCATGGTGCCCTCCCCCAGAATGCCCCACCGTCCGATCAGCCCGGAATCCCCGGTAACCGGCTCCCGCCCACCTCAAGGACGTAGGAGCCCAGTTGGGGGTCGTCCCCCACGGCAACGGGGTGGCCCACAGCCCGCAGTAGTGACAGATCCGAGGCGTGGTCACCGTAGGCAGCGGCCCGCTCGGGTGCGATGCCGTACCGAGCCAGCAGCTCCTGGGCCGCGCGCCCCTTCTGGGCACCGATCATGGGGCGGATCAACCGACCGGTGTAGTGGCCGGTTCGGTGCTCCGGTTCACTGCACACCACCAGGTCGGCGCCGAGCACGTCGCGCACCGGTGCCAGGCACGGCGGGAAGGATCCGGAGACCAGCACGGTGATCGCGCCAGCTTCGCGGTGGCGGCGCAGTGCCTCCACCGCAGGTTCGTGCAGCGCGCCACCGTCGGTCAGTTCGGCCGCGAACCACGCGCGGGCGTGCGCCGCCACCTCAGCCACGGAACGCCCGGAGTAGTGGCGGTAGTAGTCGCGGTTGGTCTCATCCCGGGGCACGCCGGCGGCGGCCCGGTTCCGCAGCTCCGCCGCGGCCCGTTCGTACACCTCGGGAGGCAGGCCGCGGGCTCGGAAGTGGTAGGCGAGGAAGCGGAACATGCTCTTGAAGGTGAGGAGGGTCTCGTCCACGTCGAAGAAGGCCATGCCGATGGGCTCGTCGGTCTCGCGCACAGCGCTACCTCGCTCCTGTCGCGCACTCATCGCGCGGTGGGGCAGCCAGGGTTGTCGGCAGGTACGGAGACGGGCGCCCCCTTGGGAAGTACGTCGGTGATGTAGAGCACCACGGGCTCGGTGCCCCGGTTGACTCCGTAGTGCACCTCCTTGGGGCCGGTGGGTTCGACGAGGGCGTCGCCGGGCCCAAGGACACGGACGCGGCAGTCGTCGCCGTTGACGCGCGTCAGCGTCCCGGAGGCGATGACGGCGATCTCGGACCCCGGGTGGTAGTGCCAGCCAGTGGCGGTACCCGGGGGGATGGTGGCCTTGCGGTACAGCAGGTGCCGGGGGCCCTCGGCCTTGATCCTGAACGGAAGGGTGGTGTCGCCCTCGGAGAGGGTCTCACTGGTGATCGGGCCGCCAGCCTGGGGCCGGGGCGCCGCGCCCTGGTCGGTGCCAGTGGCGCTCGCGGCGCCGACGGCGGTCAGGCACAGGGCCGTCGCCGCCGCGGCGTAACCGAACCGGCGCAGCCGGGAGACAGGAAGAAGGAAGGGGGTCATCGCGTACTCCTTGGTTGTGGGTGTCAGACGGATGTGCCGTACGGACGCAGGAACCGGCCTCCGACGCGGGCTCAGGTCGCGCCGGCGCGCGCTTCCTCGGTCAGCAGGACTCGCACACCACGGCCGGCGCTCTTGCGTCCGAGAAAGCCACGGTCCACGAGCCGGCGTAGTAGGTCGGTGGGGGCCGGAACCGGCCGACCCCGGCCCTGGTCCTGGTCCTGGTGCAGCCTGCGCTGTACCTCCAGTGCCACGTCGGCCCCGACCATGTCGAGGAGGCGGGTGGGTCCCAGGGGTTGGCCGGCGACGGACTTCATGACGGTGTCCAGCAGCGCGGGCTGGACGCGAGGGTCCTCCAGTGCCGTGAGGGCGTCGTTGAGGTAGGGGAACAGGAGGGCATTGACCACGAAGCCGGTACGGTCCTCGCACTCCACGGCCACCTTGCCCGCGGCGGCCAGCACGGCGCGGGCTGCGGCGAGGGCGGACTCGCCTGTGTGCTCCGTCCGTACCAGTTCGACCAGGTCCATGGTGGCTGCCGGGTTGAAGAAGTGCAGCCCGAGCACGTCCCGGGGCCGGCCGGAGGCGGTGGCGCACGCGGTCACGGAGAGCGCCGACGTGGTGGTGGCCAGCACCGTGCCGGGCCGGCACAGCGCACCGAGTTCGCCGAATATCCGGCGCTTGACCGCCAGGTCCTCCACGACCGCCTCGACCACCAGGTCGGCCTGCGCTACGACGGCGACCTCCGTGTGCCCGGACCACCGGCCGAGCGCCTCGGTCACCTCTTCCGTGGCTCGGCCGGTGCGCAGCAACCCGAACTCGACCGCCGCGCGCGCCTCGGCCACCTTCTCCTCGGTGCGCGCCACGAGCAGCGTGCGGTGGCCGGCGCGCAGGAACACCTCGGCGATGCCGGTGGCCATGGTCCCGGAGCCCAGCACGGCAACGGTCCGCACCTCGGGCACGGCATCCGTGACGGGCTCCGGCCGCGGGGATACGGCTACGGGTGGCCCGGCGAGCAGTGGGGCCGGAGCGTACCGCTCTCCCAGGCGCTGCTGGAGCCCGCGCAGGATGTCCGTGGCGGTGCGGTGCCCGATGGCCGCCAACACGCCCAGCGGCCCCTCCCGCCAGCCGCAGCCCAGTCGGACGGCGGTCTCCAGCACCTCCGGTTCCACGTAGCCGTCGTAACACATCCACGCCGCTTGGTTGAGGAACCCGAGGAGCAGACCGGGAGCGAGCGAGCCGGGCCGGTCGGGCACCTCGTGGGTGGTGACGCCGCCCGCCGCCAGTGTGCTCACGACCCGTCGCAAGGCCTCATCGGGGGCGCCCGGGGCCCGGGCCAGTTCCGCCGCGTCGAGCCGGTCGGCGCGGGCGAATCGCAGGGCCAGCAACGGGCCGGGGGCGGCGTCCGCCAGCGCGGCGACGGGCGTGCTGAGAGCCGTGGTGACGATGGGCACGTCGGCGCGCCGGTGGCCCGCGATGGCTGTCAGGACCGCGCGCTTGGCCGCCTCCGGTTCTGGTACGGCCTCCAGGACCAGGTCCGCCGCGGCCACCGCGGCCACGCGCGAAGTCACCTCGACCGGACCGGAGCCCACCGCACGTAGGGCGCGGGCGACGGCCTCGCCGTCCGGCTCGACGCCGATGACACGGATGCCGGCGCCGGACAGCCGGCGGGCCAACTCGGTGCCGGCGGTGCCGAGTCCGACCACGGCGGCGGTGTGGACCGTACTCACAGTCATGCGACTCCCGTCTTGGAACCAGATGGGCGGGGCAACCGGGGCCGCCCCCACCCAGGGTCAGTAGCGGCCACCGACCGCGGCGGGCAGCGCGTCCAGCTCCGCCAGGTCACCGGCGGTCAGCCGGAGTGCCTCGGCCGTGGCGTTCTCGGTCAGGTAACGCGGATTCTTGGTGCCCGGGACGGGGATCACGTGCTCCCCCTGGGCTAGCGTCCACGCGATGGCCACCTGGGCGGGGGTGACCGCGTGCCGGGCGGCGACCCTGCGGACGGCTGCCACGATGCGCAGGTTGGCGGCGAACGCGGCGTCGGCGAATCGTGGGTTGGTCGAGCGAAAGTCCCCCTCCTCGAAGTCCGGTCGGTCGAAGGCCCCGGTGAGGAAGCCGCGGCCGAGCGGGGCGAAGGGTACGAACGCGGCGCCGTGGTCCGCGCACCACCGCACCACGTCCGAGCCCTCGGCGAGCGGGTTCCGGGTCCACAGCGACAGCTCGGACTGGACGGCCGAGACAGGGTGGACCCGGTGGGCGCGCTCGATCTCCTCGATGGTCACCTCCGACAGCCCGAGCCGGCGCACCGTGCCCCGCGCCACCAGTTCGGACAGCGCGCCCCAGGTCTCCTCCAGGGGTACCGCCGGGTCCACCCGGTGCAGGTAGTACAGATCGATGACGTCCGTACCGAGACGGCGCAGGCTCGCTTCGGCGGCACGCCGGACGTGCGCCGGTGAGCCGTCGCGGTGCATCGCACGCGCGCCCAGGTCGTCCACGACCAGGCCCACCTTGGTCGCGACGACGGCCTCCCGCCGGCGCCGTGCGAGCACCCGACCCACCAGCGCCTCGTTGTGGCCGTCACCGTAGACGTCCGCCGTGTCCAGGTGTGTGACACCGAGGTCAAGCGCCTGTTCCAGCACCCTGACCGACAGGGCGTCGTCCCGCTGGGACTCGGCGTAGCCCCAACTCATTCCCATGCAACCGAGGCCGACCGCCCCGACCTCGGGCCCGCTGTCACCCAGTTGACGCGTCCGCATGCGCTCTCCTGTTCCTGTGGTCCGTTGGCTGTGCTGGTCTGTGTTGGCCGCGCTGGCCGTCGCGGCCCGTACCCGGGCGGCGCTCGTGAGCCCGACGGTGTGGGGGGCCGCGGTGCGAGCAGGGTCAGCACCCACCCGAACCCGGATCAGGCAGCGGTGAGCACCAGCGCCGCGTTGTGCCCGCCGAAGCCGAGCGAGGTGCTGACCGCGACATCCAGGGCCACCGTGCGCGGTGCGTCCGTGACCACGTCCACCGCGATGGCCGCGTCGAGCACACGCACGTTGGCGGTGGGTGGCACGGTCCCGTGACGAAGTGTCAGTGCGGTGTAGGCGGCCTCGATCGCCCCCGCGGCGGCCAGGGTGTGTCCGGTGACTCCTTTGGTCGAGGTGACGGCGGCGCCGTCGCCCAGCACCCGGCGCAGGGCACGGGCCTCTGTCAGGTCGTTCATCGGCGTCGAGGTGCCGTGCGCGTTGACGTGACCCACCTCGGCGGGGGCCACGCCGGCGTCGGCGAGCGCGGCGCGCAGCGCCCGTTCCAACCCGGCGCCCTGCGGGTGGGGCGCCGTGGCGTGGTGGGCGTCCGAGGAGGCGCCGAAGCCGGCCACGTCGGCGTAGCGGCGCGCCCCTCGGGCTCTGGCGTCCCGCTGCCGTTCCAGGACCAGGACGGCCGCGCCCTCGCCGGCGACGAAGCCGTCGCGGTCGGCGGCGAACGGTCGGGAGGCCGCGCCCGGGTCGTCCCCACGCGCCGAGAGCGCTCCCATCCGGGCGAGTCCCGTCATGGTCGCCGGGGACAGGGCCGCCTCCGTACCGCCGGCCAGTACGACATCACACACGCCGCCCACGAGCCAGTCCCGGGCCGTGCCGATAGCGGAGGCCCCTGAGGCGCAGGCGGTAGCGGTCACCAGGCTCGGGCCGAGGGCCTTCTGGTCCATCGCGACGTACCCGGCCACCATGTTGACCATGCCCATGGGGATCATCAACGGTGACAGGTCCTCGGCGGCGCCGCCGTAGAACATGCGGTGTTGGGCCTCGAAGGTTGTTGTGCCGCCCAGCGAGTTGCCGAGGACGACTCCGACCCGGGTGGCGTTCCAGGTGTCGGGCCCGAGGCCCGCGTCAGCGACCGCCTGCCGTGCGGCCACGACCGCGAGTTGGACGAAGCGGTCGAGGCGCCACGCCGTGCGCCGGCCGAGCAGGGCGTCGGCGTCGAAGTCGGGCACCCGGCACGAGAAATCGACCTCCGCGCCTTTGAGTTCGGGGTCCTTGGCCGCGGCGGAGACCCCGCGCAGAAGGCGCCGCCAGTTCTCCTCGGGGCCCGACCCAGCGGGTGTGAGCAGCCCCATGCCCGTGATCGATACGACGCGGTCCCCGACGGTGCCGGTCACACCCGCGGTCCCTTCGCCTCGATGACGGCCACGGCCTCGTCCAGCGTGTGCGAGGACTTCAATTCGCCCTCCTGTAACACCACGCCCATCTCCTTACGAAGGAGCAGCCCGAGTTCGATGAGGATGAGAGAGTCGATGTCCAGGTCCTCGAAGGACGCGCCGGAGAGAAGTTCCTCCGCCGGTAGACCGAACTTCTCGTCCATGAGGGACACCACTCGGTCCCTGATCTTCTGGGTGTCGACAGCCGCGGTCATGCCTGTTCCTTTCGGAGAGTGGGTGCGTGCGGTGCGGGAAGGGGCAGGTCCGGCCAGATCAGCGCCGTGGAGCCCCAGGTGAGGCCGCCGCCGAAGCCGGTGAGGAGTACTCGCTGCCCGGCGCGCAGGTCGCCGGCGGTGACCGCGTCGGCGAGTGCCAGCGGGATGGAGCCAGCGACCGTGTTGCCGACCCGGTCGAGGTGGATGACCACCTGTTCGTCGGCGAGCCCCAGCTGTTCGCCGACGGCTCGCAGGATGCGTACGTTGGCCTGGTGGGCCACCACCCGGTCGACGCCCGGTTCCGACCAGCCCACCCGGTCGATGAGCGTCTGCGCGGACTTGCTCATGCTGAGCACTGCCTGGGTGAAGACGGCCCGGCCCGCCATGGTGAAGAAGTGGTCCCCCGCGTGGACCTGTTCGGCGGTGGACCGCTGCCGCGAGCCGCCGGCCCGTACCGTGATGAGGTCTTCCCCGGTGCCGTCGCTGCCCAGGTCGAAGCCGAGTAGGGCTCCTGGCTCGTGGGCTTGGCCCGACCTGAGGACCACGGCGCCCGCGCCGTCGCCGAAGATGGCGCGAGTGGTGCGGTCCTCCGGGTCGAGGATGGTGGAGAAGGCGTCGGCGCCGATGACCAGGGCACGTCGGGCCGTGCCCGCCGACAGCATGCCGGCCGCGGTCGCCAGCGCGTAGACGAAGCCTGTGCACACGGCCTGTACGTCGAATGCCGCGACGGCACCCAGCCCCAGTCGTGCGGCCACCGTCGGCGCGGTGCCCGGGCAGGGGCGGTCGGGGGTGCTGGTGGCCAGCACGACGAGGTCGACCTCGTGGTCGGCGGCCGTGCCGCCGTCACTCGCCGACGCCAACGCCCGTCGCCCAGCCTCGACCGCCAGGTCGGAGGTGGCCTGGCCCCGCTCGATGACGTGCCGCCGCGCGATGCCGGTGCGGGTGCGTATCCACTCGTCGGTGGTGTCGAGTCGCTCGGCCAGGTCGTGGTTGGTGACGACGGTCGGTGGAACCCAGGCGCCCAGCCCACAGACCACGGCGGCCCGGCTCATGACGCCGCCTTCTCCGGCGCGGTCGGCCGCGCCTTCTTCGGTGCCGACGGCGCCGTGGCCTGCTGGGGGGCCAGGGCTCCCGCCGCGGCGCTCGCCCCCATCTCGGTGACGGTCTCGCCGCCCACGCTCGCGCCCGGCAGCGGTCCTGGCAGCACGACGCGGGCCCGCCTGAGGGCAATCCTCAGTTCGGTCGGCTCAGGTGCGATGAGGGAGGCGATGTGGCCGTCCGGGCGGACGAGCACGGCTCTGGGCTGTTTGCCCAGCAGCGGTCGGAAGCCGGGCCAGCCCGAGATGTCGACAGCGGCGAACTCCGCCGGCAGCGTCTCCAGCAGCGCCGCGCGCTGTCTGGCCCACGCGTCGTGCTGGCGCTCGCCCGCCCACATCAGCAGGGTGGGCAGCTCCGGATCGATGGTGGGCCATCGACCGCCGCCCGGCGTCGCGCCGGCCGCCGCCCCTTCGGCGGGGCCGTGCCGGCTGAAGACCGGCAGCCGGTCCCCCACCCGCGCCTGGCGGGTGAGTGATGGAAGGGTGTCCCACAGCGTCTCGGCCGGCCGGTAGGTCACGTCGTGCTGGGCCATCAACGGGGCACCGAACCGTTGGAGCGCGCCGGTACGCCGGGCCACCCGCACCAGGGTGTCACGGACGGCGACGTCCTTTCGACGGTGGAACAGGCCCCAGCTTGTCTGCTTGGCGGTGGTGAGGACCACACGCTCGGCGGCCGTGCGCCGCTCGGAGTCGTAGCTGTCCAGGATGCCCGGCTCCAAGGTGCCTCGGATCACGCCGGCCAATTTCCAGCCGAGGTTCACCGCGTCCTGGATACCGGTGTTCATGCCCTGGGCACCGGCCGCGCTGAAGATGTGGCCGGCGTCCCCGGCGAGGAAGACCCGGCCGTCGCGCAGGGTCTCGGCGACTCGGCGCCGGGCGCGGAAGATGGTCGTCCAGTTCAGCGGCCCGATCAGACCTCGCCGCGGCGCCCGCTCGTCCATCACTCGTTGGAACAACGCGCGGGGCGGTGCGTGGCCCTCGGTCCAGCCGGGGACGCTGACGGCCAGCCGGAACAGCCCGCCGCCGAACGGTGCGAAGCCCAGCGCACCACCCCTGGTGTAGCAGTAGAGCAGTTCGTGGTGGTGCAGGTCACCGTCGATGGGCCCGTCGCCGATGGCGAAGAGCACGTCCTCCCCGCTGCCGAGGAAGGCGATGCCCGCAAGGCGGCGTACCGAGCTGTGAGCCCCGTCCGCGCCGATCACCCAGTCCGACTCGATCTGTTCGGTGCGGCCCCCGGCCCACGTCACCTCGACCACGGGTCGCCCGCCGGAGTTGTCGAGCCCAGTGACCTCACCGTGCTCGACCTTGCCGCCGAGCGCCACCAGCCGGTCGCGCACCACGTCCTCGGTGCGGTCTTGCGGGATGACGAGGCCGAAGGGGTAGGGCGTGTCCTTCAGGCGGCTCATCTCGATCGAGCCAAGGGGTCGCTTCTGCGAGTAGTAGGACACCGCGTCCAACCGGTTGCCGGCCTCGGCCAGCGGTTCCGCCGCGCCGACACGGCTCAGCAACTCCAGGCTGCGCGGCCACACCACGATGGCGCGGGAGTGCAGTGCCGATCCGGGCGGGGTGCCGTCGATGATCCGCACCGGGACACCCTGACTGAGGAGTTCGCAGCCGAGGACCAGCCCGACGGGGCCGCCTCCGACAATGAGGACCGGCCGCTTGTCGCCCGGCGTTTCGCGTAGGGGAATCGTCATCATCGTGCCTTTCGTTCGGGTGCCGGGACTGCGAGGCAGGTCCGGCACCACGTGAGGAGGTTGGTTCAGGGGCGTTGGACGACCACGCCGCTCCAGGTGAAGCCGGCGCCCGCGCTGAGCACGACGGCGTGCTCGCCAGCGCGCAGGGACCACCGTCCGGAGCCGCGGAGCGCCGCGAGGTTCGACAGCAGATCACCCGCTCCCAGGTGACCGGTGTCGCAGCCGAGGTCGACGGCCGGGGCCTCGGTGACGGCCGCCACGGCCGGGCCGTAGATCTCGCGAGCCGTGGCGGTGCCCAGCCGGGGCAGCAGTACCGCGCGCACGGACCGGTCCTCGGGCGCGAGACGCGCCTGGGCCAGCGCACCCGCCACCACCCGCGACGTGGTCTCGCGCAGCTGGGCCACGAACGGCTCCCGGCCGGTGCCGGTCAGAAAGGCCTTCTTGGTACGCCGCACGTCGACGGTGGGCCCGGCAGCGTGCGCCGCTTCCTGGAAGCGGTCCAGATCGCGGTGGACGACCTCCAGCTCCGGCGCGGCCTCGGTGACCAGGGCCCGCAGTGCGAGCGCGTGGTCGGTCCGCTCGCCACCACGGGCGAGTACCGCAGCCGTGCCACTGTCGCCGTACCACACGCCGTAGTCACTGCCCCACCGGTCGAAACCGGGGGCACCGAACCGGTCCCCCGTCGTCACCAGGACCGGACCGTGATCGGGTTCGGCCACGAGCCTGGCCAGCGCGACCTCCAGGCCCGCCGCCCCGCCGTTGCACATCTGTTGGATGCCGACCGGGACGGCGCTCGTCGCGCCGGTGTGCCGCGCGACGTAGTGCGCGGGCGACCAGAAGTCGTGCCCCTGGTAGTAGGTCCAGGCATGTAGGACCGTGCGCACCGCCTCGGGCCGGGTACCGGCCCTGGCCAGTGCCGCGCGTCCCGCGCGCACCGCCAGTTCGGGGGCCGACTCGGCGGCGGAGACCGGCAGCCGCTCGTATCCCATGGCTCGCGCCTCGTCGTGGGTGATCAGCCCGTCGGCGAGCGCGTCGGTGGCCTTGACGACGGTGGGTGGCAACCAGTCCGCCGGGGTGAGGAAGATGTCAGCCGGCACGCTCATGCCTCCACTCCCGTTCTGACGGGCGGGCGCTCGGCCAGCACGGACGTCGCCGTGTGCACGCGGCCGGCGGCGACGACCGTGTTGTCCTGCGTGAACTCCACGTGGAAGAGCCGCGCTTGGGGTAAGCGGTCGCCGCTCTCGGCGGTGTACCCGTACGCCTCTGCCTTGCGGATGTGCACGGTGGTCAGGGAGTCCAGTTCGGCGTAGCGCGTGAACGAGAAGTCGAGGCCGACGACGGTCGTCCGGGGCACCGAGGCTCCGAACAGCTCGGAGGCGGCGAGCAGACACAGTTGCCGAGCCGCCTCCATCAGCACCATGCCCGGCAGGTGGTCCTGCTCGTGGTCGAACATGCTGCGGTGGTCCACCGGTGGCCGGATGGGGGCGGACGCCCCATCCGGGCCGACGGTGACGTCGCCGAGCACGACGTTCGCCGGATCGGTGCGCCCCACCAGGAAGGGTGGGACGCGTGATGCGGTGCGGGGGATCTCGGCGAACGGTGTGAGCGGCCCGCCCCGGCCCCGCTCGCGCACCGCGGCGTACACCGGGCCGGGGATGTAGCCGACGTCGATGCTCGCGTGGCCCAGCCGGTGACCGAAGAGCGCCATGTCGATGTCGTAGGTGAGCCGCCGCACGTCGCCAGCCGCACCCCGACGGTTGCCGGTGCGTACCCGCATGGCCAGTTCACCGGGGCGTGGGTACGTGGGCGCGGTCAGCAGTCCCGGCAGCGACATCGACCACGACCGCAGGAGGAACGTGGTGTCCCGGGCGACATCGAAGAAGACGTGGCCGCCGTAGGTCTCCGCCTGGCGGCAGCACTCCAACAACAGGAGCGGGTCCGGGACCCCGAGGCGCGAGGTGCCCTCCGTGTAGTAACCGTGCGCCGACGGCAGCTGAGCGGCGGCGAGGTACTCCGATTCGCTAACGCGTCGGGCATCGGTCAGAAAGACCTCGGAGAGTGCCCAGCGGTGGAGCAGGGACCGGTCGACGGTTTGCGTGAATTCCAGCGTCTTCGCTTCCGGACGACCGCGACCGGGAATCTCTGCTTCCATGAACACCTCCAGGGCCTGGGCTATGGCGTTTCCCGCGTATACATCTCTGATACGTGTAATTGCGGATCTCCTGATGTCCGTGCACACCGTCGTGGACCTCCGGCGACGCATTCGCCAGCCATCGTTGCAGCAACCGTCGGACCACGCCTCGGGCCGTTACGTGACCAGCATTCGGCAGGCCCACCAATTTTGAACTCAAGCCGGGCGAAGGCCGTGCCCAAGTGGTCGGCGCTTGTTGCCCGCTTGAGCCGTGACCTCCAAAAATCTAAACGCCGCTCGATTAACGGGAAGCGGGACAACGGGAGGAATGCAGGGTGGTCACCGCGGACAACAAAGAGGGGACGCGCGTCGCCGCGCTCTTCCCCGGACAGGGCGTGCAACGGTCGGGCTTGGGAAAACGGTGGCGTGACACTCCCGCGTGGGCCGACCTCACCGCCACCATTTCCGAGGCGTCGGGGCACGACGTGGTGGAGTTGCTGCTGGAGACCGACGCGGAGACGCTGGCTCGGACCGACCTCGCCCAGATCGTGGTCTACACGGCCTCGTCGCTGGCTTGGGCGGAGTTCCGGCGCACCCGCCCGGAAACCGAGGTGGTCGCCTTCGCCGGACACAGCCTCGGCGAGTACACGGCACTGGCCGCCTCGGGCGCGCTCAGCACCGCCGACGGCGCCCGGCTGGTCGGTGCGCGCGGCCGTGCCATGGTCGAGGCGTCCCGCCGCGCCCCTGGTGGCATGGCCGCGGTCATGGGACCACCAGCCACGGAAGTGACGACCCTCGTCGAGCGAGTACGGGCCACCGGCGGACACCTGTGGATCGCCAACCTCAACAGCGCCGCACAGACCGTCGTGGCAGGCGATCGCGAGGCGATCGAGACGGCCGGGGAGCTGGCTCGCGAGGCGGGGTGGCGCTACAACGTTCTCCCGGTCTCCGCCGCCTGCCACACACCACGCATGGCACCGGCCAGCCGCGAACTGTCGCACGCGCTACGAGACGTCCGGTTCGCACCCGCGCACGGAACGGTGGTGGCCAACACAGACGCGCGCCCGCACCGTGCGGGGTGGGTGTGGACGGACCTCTGCAAGCGCCAACTGGTTTCCCCGGTCCGCTGGGAGGCCACACTGCACGTCCTCGTAGCGGAGCTTGGCTGCGACCGACTGATGGACCTCGGGCCCGGTCGCACCCTGGCCGGCCTGGCGCGCCGCGTGCTTCCCGACGTGCCGGTGACGCCTGCTTCAGCAATCCCGGAGGCCCGTTGACGGGCTTGCCCGTCAACCGAGCACACGGGCCGTGCCTCGCGTAGCCATGGCTCTCCGGCTGTGCCCGGGATCACCGTCAGGCCCGGCATCTGATCTAGATCGCGCCCATGCGGCGGCAGTGGCTGCAGTGATGCCGGCGTCGGTGTCCTCGTGGGCGAGGCGGCGGTCGGGGTTCACGCCGCGCGGTGTGGCGAACGCGGGCGCGATGCTGGAGGTGTGGCCGCCCCCTCCGGCTCCTTCGCGGGCCAGGGCGACTGCTGACGCTGGGAGATTCCCCCACCGGTCTGGGCCGTGGCCCCTGGCGCCGCTCATTCTGACCGATGCCGACGGCAGGCCCGCATGACCTGCACGAGGGGCTTCTTCATGGCGAGCGATGACGACCCGCACGTGACCGATCTCCTTCTGGAGACCGACTCCCTGGAAGGGTTTCTGGACACCTTGGCCGACCACGCGCTGGCCCGTACACCCGCGGCGGACGGCTGTGGCATCACCCTCAGCCGCGAGGGCCGGTTCCTGACGGTGGCCAGCGCGGGACGCAGCGCGCGCGACTTGGACGAGAAGCAGTACGGCCTGGACGACGGCCCCTGCTTGCAAGCCCTGCGCAACGGTGAGGAGTTCATGATCGCCGACATGCTGGGTGAGCAGCGGTGGGACCCCTACCCCGCTCACGCCGTCGCGCGCGGGACCCGTTCCTCACTCTCGCTGCCGATCGCCGCGCACACCCACACGGCCGGCGCGCTCAACCTCTACTCGCCCAAGCCG includes these proteins:
- a CDS encoding GAF and ANTAR domain-containing protein; translation: MASDDDPHVTDLLLETDSLEGFLDTLADHALARTPAADGCGITLSREGRFLTVASAGRSARDLDEKQYGLDDGPCLQALRNGEEFMIADMLGEQRWDPYPAHAVARGTRSSLSLPIAAHTHTAGALNLYSPKPDGFAETDLTGLRLIAAQATGAIALAQRIADAQRFANDLETAMRSRSIIDQAIGIIMGQQRCDAEKAFGILRGASQNRNIKLRDLCRDLVTSVGGRPPQDGGLRPRP
- a CDS encoding 3-oxoacyl-ACP synthase, which gives rise to MSVPADIFLTPADWLPPTVVKATDALADGLITHDEARAMGYERLPVSAAESAPELAVRAGRAALARAGTRPEAVRTVLHAWTYYQGHDFWSPAHYVARHTGATSAVPVGIQQMCNGGAAGLEVALARLVAEPDHGPVLVTTGDRFGAPGFDRWGSDYGVWYGDSGTAAVLARGGERTDHALALRALVTEAAPELEVVHRDLDRFQEAAHAAGPTVDVRRTKKAFLTGTGREPFVAQLRETTSRVVAGALAQARLAPEDRSVRAVLLPRLGTATAREIYGPAVAAVTEAPAVDLGCDTGHLGAGDLLSNLAALRGSGRWSLRAGEHAVVLSAGAGFTWSGVVVQRP
- a CDS encoding ACP S-malonyltransferase, with the translated sequence MVTADNKEGTRVAALFPGQGVQRSGLGKRWRDTPAWADLTATISEASGHDVVELLLETDAETLARTDLAQIVVYTASSLAWAEFRRTRPETEVVAFAGHSLGEYTALAASGALSTADGARLVGARGRAMVEASRRAPGGMAAVMGPPATEVTTLVERVRATGGHLWIANLNSAAQTVVAGDREAIETAGELAREAGWRYNVLPVSAACHTPRMAPASRELSHALRDVRFAPAHGTVVANTDARPHRAGWVWTDLCKRQLVSPVRWEATLHVLVAELGCDRLMDLGPGRTLAGLARRVLPDVPVTPASAIPEAR
- a CDS encoding AfsA-related hotdog domain-containing protein, whose product is MEAEIPGRGRPEAKTLEFTQTVDRSLLHRWALSEVFLTDARRVSESEYLAAAQLPSAHGYYTEGTSRLGVPDPLLLLECCRQAETYGGHVFFDVARDTTFLLRSWSMSLPGLLTAPTYPRPGELAMRVRTGNRRGAAGDVRRLTYDIDMALFGHRLGHASIDVGYIPGPVYAAVRERGRGGPLTPFAEIPRTASRVPPFLVGRTDPANVVLGDVTVGPDGASAPIRPPVDHRSMFDHEQDHLPGMVLMEAARQLCLLAASELFGASVPRTTVVGLDFSFTRYAELDSLTTVHIRKAEAYGYTAESGDRLPQARLFHVEFTQDNTVVAAGRVHTATSVLAERPPVRTGVEA